From a region of the Deltaproteobacteria bacterium genome:
- a CDS encoding AsmA family protein, translating into MSLDPMTAKAYEGTVEAKASLDVRQDLPAYTVSKSVTGFQVGPYLKDFIGKDPIEGTASMKADFAGRGLTEEEILKNLAGVFSFRFENGAVNGINVPKMLRDAVGLFRGQRPVPDEDLKTDFALLSGSVHVADALAVNKDLKMEAPLLRVSGAGRVNLLTKAVDYGTQVAVVATLKGQEGEPLSELAGLTVPLKITGTYDKPEFGLDVASVLKDKAVQEGLDRLKKEVEISKDVEEKIPEEVKEKLPGVLDRFIKK; encoded by the coding sequence TTGAGCCTCGATCCCATGACGGCCAAGGCCTACGAGGGAACGGTGGAGGCCAAGGCAAGTTTGGACGTCCGTCAGGACCTTCCAGCCTATACCGTGTCCAAGTCCGTGACCGGGTTCCAGGTGGGACCGTATCTCAAAGACTTTATCGGCAAGGACCCCATCGAGGGCACGGCCTCCATGAAGGCCGATTTTGCCGGACGCGGACTGACCGAGGAGGAAATTCTCAAGAATCTGGCCGGGGTCTTTTCGTTTCGGTTCGAGAATGGGGCCGTGAACGGCATCAACGTACCCAAGATGCTTCGGGACGCCGTGGGTCTTTTCAGGGGTCAGAGGCCCGTGCCTGACGAGGACCTGAAAACCGACTTCGCCCTATTGAGCGGCTCGGTTCATGTGGCCGATGCTCTGGCCGTCAACAAGGATCTCAAGATGGAGGCCCCTTTGCTACGCGTGTCCGGGGCCGGGAGGGTGAATCTGTTGACCAAGGCCGTGGACTACGGAACCCAGGTGGCCGTGGTGGCCACCCTCAAGGGGCAGGAAGGCGAGCCATTATCGGAACTGGCCGGTTTGACCGTGCCCCTGAAGATCACCGGCACCTACGATAAACCCGAGTTCGGGCTGGACGTGGCCAGCGTGCTCAAGGACAAGGCCGTGCAGGAGGGTCTGGACCGGCTCAAGAAGGAGGTCGAGATTTCCAAGGACGTCGAAGAGAAGATTCCGGAAGAGGTCAAGGAGAAGCTGCCCGGAGTGCTGGACAGGTTTATCAAGAAGTGA
- a CDS encoding Na/Pi cotransporter family protein yields MEAIGHLIGGIGVFFVGLYLLSSALKQMAGRRFRLHFAKWVGTTPKAGLVGFVAGFLTQSMSALSFIVGSLVGAGMVPVQRGMLVIFWANAGIGIMILLAVLNIKVAVLLILGIAGMAFAFKRPRHMEGLSQALFGGALLFYGLIMLRTGAEPLAAMPWFEAVLTAGRSSYLLAFLAGALLTGLCQSSTAVSILAITLTQVGIFSMEQTVMIIYGTNVGSGAVSWLLASAVRGTPKQLIMSQVFFNFIAGLVFVAWFYLEILIEIPGILALIRNLGLPLEQGTAMVYLIFNWGGAVALSFVVGPFARTIARFWPATREEEWSRTAFLRDDIGDAPEIQLGLLTKEQSRLLCRLPRYTAILLDEIRDDRGKILEALHASFGAVSREINAQIADLLGGHLTQESLELLMILQNKQKQMEAFQGLLQQFALSCRNSTATLRTVFQGSFLQGLDFLLHAACEAESSEDAEDAQRLVHLTRDKGEVFQALRAAYLNGEREMDVQDRGTFLELTGLYERIVWTLGRIAKLQQAQQALEARG; encoded by the coding sequence ATGGAAGCCATCGGCCACCTCATCGGTGGCATCGGAGTCTTTTTCGTCGGTCTCTACCTGCTCAGTTCAGCCCTGAAGCAGATGGCCGGACGGAGGTTTCGGCTCCACTTTGCCAAATGGGTCGGAACCACCCCCAAAGCCGGCCTGGTGGGTTTTGTGGCCGGGTTCCTGACCCAGTCCATGTCCGCCCTGTCCTTCATCGTCGGTAGTCTGGTCGGAGCCGGGATGGTTCCGGTCCAGCGGGGCATGTTGGTCATCTTCTGGGCCAATGCCGGCATCGGCATCATGATCCTTCTGGCTGTCCTGAACATCAAGGTCGCCGTGCTCCTGATCCTGGGCATTGCCGGCATGGCCTTCGCCTTCAAGCGGCCCCGCCACATGGAAGGCCTCTCCCAGGCCCTGTTCGGCGGGGCGCTGCTCTTCTACGGTCTGATCATGCTCCGGACCGGAGCCGAACCCCTGGCCGCCATGCCCTGGTTCGAGGCCGTTCTGACCGCCGGCCGTTCCTCCTATCTCCTGGCCTTTTTGGCCGGGGCCTTGCTCACAGGGCTCTGCCAGTCGTCCACGGCCGTTTCCATCCTTGCCATCACCCTGACCCAGGTCGGAATCTTCTCCATGGAACAGACCGTCATGATCATCTACGGCACCAACGTCGGATCAGGCGCCGTCAGCTGGCTCCTGGCCTCGGCCGTCAGGGGCACGCCCAAACAATTGATCATGTCCCAAGTCTTCTTCAACTTCATCGCCGGCTTGGTCTTCGTGGCCTGGTTCTATCTCGAGATTCTGATCGAAATCCCGGGGATTCTTGCCCTGATCCGAAACCTCGGCCTGCCTCTGGAACAGGGCACGGCCATGGTCTATCTGATCTTCAACTGGGGAGGGGCCGTGGCCCTGTCGTTTGTGGTCGGGCCCTTTGCCCGAACCATCGCCCGATTCTGGCCGGCCACCAGGGAAGAGGAATGGTCGCGCACGGCCTTTCTTCGGGACGACATCGGGGACGCCCCGGAAATCCAGCTCGGCCTCCTGACCAAAGAGCAGTCTCGCCTCCTCTGCCGCCTGCCCCGCTACACGGCCATTCTCCTGGACGAAATCCGCGACGACCGGGGCAAGATCCTCGAGGCGCTGCACGCCTCCTTCGGAGCCGTTTCCAGGGAAATCAACGCCCAGATCGCCGATCTACTCGGAGGACACCTCACCCAGGAAAGCCTGGAGCTGCTCATGATCCTTCAGAACAAGCAAAAACAAATGGAAGCCTTTCAGGGGCTCCTCCAACAATTCGCCTTGAGCTGCCGGAATTCGACGGCCACCCTCCGCACGGTTTTCCAGGGTTCATTCCTCCAGGGCCTGGACTTCCTGCTCCATGCCGCCTGCGAGGCCGAAAGCTCCGAGGATGCCGAGGATGCCCAGCGTCTGGTCCACCTGACCCGGGACAAGGGCGAAGTCTTTCAGGCCCTCAGGGCCGCGTATCTCAACGGGGAACGGGAGATGGACGTTCAGGACCGGGGGACCTTCCTGGAACTAACCGGCCTGTATGAGCGCATCGTCTGGACCCTGGGCCGCATCGCCAAACTCCAACAGGCCCAGCAGGCCCTCGAGGCCCGGGGCTGA